One Nocardioides oleivorans DNA segment encodes these proteins:
- a CDS encoding lipopolysaccharide biosynthesis protein: MTRHPSSAASRLRSPSVARILALGMTFAFSLVVGRTLGPHDAGTVYAAVVGVSALGMLARFGTEYAVLRHGSALVASRALSPAALHWPYLLRVCLLGSVGCSAVAVAALLLASPDDRTAYVVFALSVPFQSLGVLASALLRASGLSGRGAFAEFGLAQGIAAAVTVVLGLTGTADPTRVALAFTGSWVVVCAWAFVAARPVWQADAHASAVARPSIASLGAMMTSSLMFYLLTWSPIAVLMVVATQTDVAWFGAAARFPTLIALVPTIQLTAGLPVIAAHVANHRLAETNAELRVLNVRASVIALVAGVGLVVAAPLVVSLFGPGFGGAATVLMILVVGQVGAVMLGPASILPLVTGFERHAMVALSVTLPGAVLVETLLGLRWGAAGAAAGWSIAICAFGLAMAITLRRGAGITSYVTIGGPARSRRQNLEHP, from the coding sequence GTGACGCGGCACCCGTCCAGCGCAGCGAGCCGGCTGCGCAGCCCCTCCGTCGCCAGGATCCTGGCGCTGGGCATGACCTTCGCCTTCAGCCTGGTGGTCGGGCGGACCCTCGGCCCGCACGACGCGGGCACCGTGTACGCCGCCGTGGTGGGCGTGAGCGCACTCGGGATGCTCGCCCGCTTCGGCACGGAGTACGCCGTCCTGCGCCACGGTTCCGCGCTCGTCGCGAGCCGGGCGCTGTCGCCGGCGGCGCTGCACTGGCCCTACCTGCTGCGCGTGTGCCTGCTCGGCTCGGTCGGCTGCAGCGCGGTGGCGGTCGCAGCGCTGCTCCTGGCGTCGCCGGACGACCGCACGGCTTACGTCGTGTTCGCCCTGTCCGTGCCGTTCCAGAGCCTCGGCGTCCTGGCATCCGCCCTGCTGCGGGCGAGCGGCCTGAGCGGTCGGGGAGCCTTCGCCGAGTTCGGCCTGGCCCAGGGGATCGCCGCCGCCGTCACGGTCGTGCTGGGCCTGACCGGGACGGCGGACCCGACACGGGTCGCGCTGGCGTTCACCGGGTCGTGGGTCGTGGTCTGCGCGTGGGCCTTCGTCGCCGCGCGCCCGGTCTGGCAGGCCGACGCCCACGCGTCGGCCGTCGCGCGCCCGTCGATCGCCTCGCTCGGGGCGATGATGACCTCGTCGCTGATGTTCTACCTGCTCACCTGGTCGCCGATCGCGGTGCTGATGGTCGTCGCGACGCAGACCGACGTCGCCTGGTTCGGCGCCGCGGCCAGGTTCCCCACCCTCATCGCCCTCGTCCCGACGATCCAGCTGACGGCGGGCCTGCCGGTCATCGCCGCCCACGTCGCCAACCACCGGCTGGCCGAGACGAACGCCGAGCTGCGCGTGCTGAACGTCCGTGCGTCGGTGATCGCCCTGGTCGCCGGCGTCGGGCTCGTGGTGGCCGCACCGCTGGTCGTGTCGCTCTTCGGCCCCGGCTTCGGCGGCGCAGCCACGGTGCTGATGATCCTGGTGGTCGGGCAGGTGGGGGCCGTCATGCTCGGTCCCGCCTCGATCCTGCCCCTGGTTACCGGCTTCGAGCGCCATGCCATGGTGGCGCTCAGCGTGACGCTGCCCGGTGCCGTGCTCGTCGAGACACTGCTGGGCCTGCGCTGGGGCGCGGCCGGTGCAGCGGCCGGATGGTCGATCGCCATCTGCGCCTTCGGGCTCGCCATGGCCATCACCCTCCGCCGTGGGGCGGGGATCACCTCGTACGTGACCATCGGAGGGCCAGCACGGTCCCGACGGCAGAATCTGGAGCACCCGTGA
- the wecB gene encoding non-hydrolyzing UDP-N-acetylglucosamine 2-epimerase, giving the protein MTKVMTIVGTRPEIIRLSETIKLLDETVEHVLVHTGQNYDYSLNQVFFDDLGLRAPDRFMEVDTTSLGTVLGGVLVKTEEALLAERPDAVLILGDTNSSLAAVIAKRMNVPVYHMEAGNRSFDENVPEETNRRLVDHVADFNLVYTEHARRNLLAEGLHPQRILKTGSPMREVLQAHADAIAGSDVLHRLGLEPRQYLLVSAHRQENVDSPSRLNRLLDCLEAAVRATGRTALVSTHPRTRKRLDALGRVVEGVEFHDPLGFHDYNALQKDAYCVLSDSGTISEESALLDFPAVTLRDSIERPEALDTASILMTGLDPDIVVEAIAFAVSDDDRASRTPEDYRIADCARRTVGYILSTHARHEGWLGLHPS; this is encoded by the coding sequence ATGACCAAGGTCATGACGATCGTGGGCACGCGACCGGAGATCATCCGGCTCTCGGAGACCATCAAGCTGCTCGACGAGACCGTCGAGCACGTGCTCGTCCACACGGGACAGAACTACGACTACTCGCTCAACCAGGTGTTCTTCGACGACCTGGGCCTGCGCGCGCCCGACCGCTTCATGGAGGTCGACACGACCTCGCTCGGCACCGTCCTGGGCGGGGTGCTGGTCAAGACGGAGGAGGCGCTGCTGGCGGAGCGTCCCGACGCCGTGCTCATCCTGGGGGACACCAACAGCTCGCTGGCCGCGGTGATCGCCAAGCGCATGAACGTCCCCGTCTACCACATGGAGGCGGGCAACCGTTCCTTCGACGAGAACGTGCCCGAGGAGACCAACCGGCGGCTCGTCGACCACGTCGCCGACTTCAACCTCGTCTACACCGAGCACGCGCGTCGCAACCTCCTCGCCGAGGGGCTGCACCCGCAGCGGATCCTCAAGACGGGCTCGCCGATGCGGGAGGTGCTGCAGGCACACGCCGACGCCATCGCCGGCTCCGATGTCCTGCACCGGCTCGGGCTCGAGCCCCGCCAGTACCTCCTCGTCAGCGCGCACCGCCAGGAGAACGTCGACAGCCCGTCCCGGCTCAACCGCCTGCTCGACTGCCTCGAGGCCGCGGTCCGCGCCACCGGTCGTACGGCCCTCGTCTCGACCCACCCGCGCACCCGCAAGCGCCTCGATGCGCTCGGTCGGGTGGTCGAGGGCGTGGAGTTCCACGACCCGCTGGGCTTCCACGACTACAACGCGCTGCAGAAGGACGCCTACTGCGTGCTGTCCGACTCGGGCACGATCTCCGAGGAGTCGGCGCTCCTGGACTTCCCCGCGGTGACGCTGCGCGACTCGATCGAGCGCCCGGAGGCGCTGGACACCGCGTCGATCCTGATGACCGGCCTCGACCCCGACATCGTCGTGGAGGCGATCGCCTTCGCCGTCTCCGACGACGACCGGGCCTCCCGCACCCCCGAGGACTACCGGATCGCGGACTGTGCACGCAGGACGGTCGGCTACATCCTCTCGACGCACGCTCGGCACGAGGGCTGGTTGGGCCTCCACCCGTCGTGA
- a CDS encoding SDR family NAD(P)-dependent oxidoreductase encodes MSDTPRSAESLEGTCVTITGGTGSFGTAMARHLLTSGVRQVNIFSRDEAKQDQMRRAFNDERVRFFLGDVRDADSVRAAVTGADFVFHAAALKQVPSCEFFPQQAVKTNVVGSHNVIETAAAAGVRSLVCLSTDKAVYPVNAMGMSKALMEKTAQAFARNNPTSEMTVSITRYGNVMYSRGSVIPAFVSQVRAGEPMIVTEPTMTRFLMSLAESVDLVEHAFFHANPGDLFVKKAPASTVDTLARAVAGLFSDGEADLRVIGTRHGEKLHETLLSREEMMQAEDQGDYFKVPLDARGLQYEKYFSEGAGGVPQAQDYASDNTERLDIAATQALLRTLPEVDEELARR; translated from the coding sequence GTGAGTGACACCCCCCGGTCGGCCGAGAGCCTCGAGGGCACCTGCGTGACCATCACCGGCGGCACCGGGTCGTTCGGGACCGCGATGGCGCGACACCTCCTGACGAGCGGCGTGCGCCAGGTCAACATCTTCAGCCGTGACGAGGCGAAGCAGGACCAGATGCGCCGCGCCTTCAACGACGAGCGTGTCCGCTTCTTCCTCGGCGACGTGCGCGACGCCGACTCCGTGCGCGCCGCCGTGACCGGCGCCGACTTCGTCTTCCACGCCGCAGCCCTCAAGCAGGTCCCGTCCTGCGAGTTCTTCCCCCAGCAGGCGGTCAAGACCAACGTCGTCGGCAGCCACAACGTCATCGAGACCGCCGCTGCTGCCGGCGTACGGTCCCTGGTCTGCCTCAGCACCGACAAGGCCGTCTACCCCGTCAACGCGATGGGGATGTCGAAGGCGCTGATGGAGAAGACCGCGCAGGCCTTCGCCCGCAACAACCCGACGTCCGAGATGACGGTGTCTATCACCCGCTACGGCAACGTGATGTACTCCCGCGGCTCGGTGATCCCGGCCTTCGTGTCGCAGGTCAGGGCCGGCGAGCCGATGATCGTCACCGAGCCGACGATGACCCGCTTCCTGATGTCGCTGGCCGAGTCGGTCGACCTCGTCGAGCACGCGTTCTTCCACGCGAACCCCGGTGACCTGTTCGTCAAGAAGGCCCCGGCCTCGACGGTCGACACCCTGGCCCGGGCCGTCGCCGGCCTGTTCTCCGACGGCGAGGCGGACCTCCGTGTCATCGGCACCCGCCACGGGGAGAAGCTGCACGAGACCCTCCTGAGCCGCGAGGAGATGATGCAGGCGGAGGACCAGGGCGACTACTTCAAGGTGCCGCTCGACGCGCGCGGGCTCCAGTACGAGAAGTACTTCTCCGAGGGTGCGGGCGGGGTGCCCCAGGCACAGGACTACGCCTCGGACAACACCGAGCGCCTCGACATCGCCGCCACGCAGGCCCTCCTGCGCACCCTTCCCGAGGTCGACGAGGAGCTGGCGCGACGATGA
- a CDS encoding O-antigen ligase family protein, with product MSDLSKHSTTDAHPRPGHEPDGEVSTRADRLVGAVFLIAVLPLFVDAAQRTMPVFQLVTGFGEPDAAGSRLHLVLPLVAVLAVVGLLRRRPSLRRPLPVLVLLMVLGFTISIAWGLSQGAGLVGLVFFVQTIVPLVAWLAAYRVSPAPRTVARAVMVGVLVVVVIALGYTLLDGGIDNAYYSSIALEDPFPQYRAYFPALVALAIALAVAHVRTDRVLSVATIVGCLCLLPVMWSRAGILMVVVAFVASIFFCHFRGLTWRRRVGVAVVTAVVLGAVGAATVTVGLTEQRTRLNDLQASDSDRIALAEESSERIASNPFVGDAFRTHGSDLVGGAVANFDRLFPSHNQYLDFGIRGGLPALLLLVAFLALTSWLLFWRWIRSDPAEFNPFYGAVLAFLMALIPAGLTELYISQTWTGVAIMLVLGAAARQLELDRLVVRSGDATAGVESYEPSGRS from the coding sequence GTGAGCGACCTCTCGAAGCACTCGACGACCGACGCCCACCCGCGTCCCGGGCACGAGCCGGACGGGGAGGTGTCGACGCGTGCGGACCGGCTGGTCGGCGCGGTGTTCCTCATCGCCGTGCTGCCCCTCTTCGTCGACGCCGCGCAACGGACGATGCCGGTGTTCCAGCTCGTCACGGGCTTCGGGGAGCCCGACGCCGCGGGCAGCCGCCTGCACCTCGTGCTCCCCCTCGTCGCGGTGCTCGCGGTCGTGGGCCTGCTGCGGAGGCGACCCAGCCTGCGCCGCCCGCTTCCCGTCCTCGTGCTGCTGATGGTGCTGGGCTTCACGATCTCCATCGCGTGGGGCCTCTCCCAAGGCGCGGGGCTCGTGGGCCTGGTGTTCTTCGTCCAGACCATCGTCCCGCTGGTCGCCTGGCTCGCCGCCTACCGGGTGTCGCCCGCGCCACGCACGGTGGCCCGTGCCGTCATGGTGGGAGTGCTGGTGGTGGTCGTCATCGCCCTCGGCTACACGCTCCTCGACGGCGGCATCGACAACGCCTACTACTCCTCCATCGCCCTCGAGGACCCGTTCCCCCAGTACCGCGCCTACTTCCCCGCGCTCGTGGCCCTCGCGATCGCCCTGGCGGTCGCCCACGTCCGCACCGACCGGGTCCTCTCCGTGGCCACGATCGTCGGCTGCCTCTGCCTGCTGCCCGTCATGTGGTCGCGCGCGGGCATCTTGATGGTCGTGGTCGCGTTCGTCGCCTCGATCTTCTTCTGCCACTTCCGGGGACTGACGTGGCGTCGCCGGGTCGGGGTTGCCGTCGTGACCGCCGTCGTGCTCGGTGCCGTGGGAGCGGCGACCGTCACCGTCGGCCTGACCGAGCAGCGCACCCGCCTCAACGACCTCCAGGCCTCCGACAGCGACCGGATCGCGCTGGCGGAGGAGTCGTCGGAACGCATCGCGAGCAACCCGTTCGTGGGTGACGCGTTCAGGACCCACGGCTCGGACCTGGTCGGCGGAGCCGTCGCCAACTTCGACCGGCTCTTCCCCTCGCACAACCAGTACCTCGACTTCGGGATCCGTGGCGGGCTGCCCGCACTTCTCCTGCTGGTCGCGTTCCTGGCGCTGACGTCCTGGCTGCTGTTCTGGCGGTGGATCAGGAGCGATCCCGCCGAGTTCAACCCCTTCTACGGCGCCGTCCTGGCCTTCCTGATGGCCCTGATCCCCGCCGGGCTCACCGAGCTCTACATCAGCCAGACCTGGACGGGGGTCGCGATCATGCTCGTCCTGGGGGCCGCGGCCCGCCAGCTCGAGCTCGATCGCCTGGTCGTCCGCTCGGGCGACGCCACGGCGGGCGTGGAGTCGTACGAGCCGTCCGGGAGGAGCTGA